The following proteins are co-located in the Lentibacillus sp. JNUCC-1 genome:
- a CDS encoding RsfA family transcriptional regulator — protein sequence MSNSRQDAWSRDEDIILAETVLRYIREGKTQLEAFKDVANQLSRTSAACGFRWNATIRRHYEEAIQQAKQDRKTGITDQIHNPNLQSHASSQHDPIDSAIRLLENMKKQQPAEFDGLMDEKYDVVMTLKEENETLKRRLKRYEAAWTEMGKLWEWVTEKRVR from the coding sequence ATGAGTAATTCCAGACAGGATGCATGGTCCAGAGATGAAGACATTATATTGGCAGAAACTGTGCTTCGCTATATAAGAGAGGGAAAAACACAGCTTGAAGCTTTTAAAGACGTTGCGAATCAATTGTCCCGGACCTCTGCTGCATGTGGATTTCGCTGGAATGCTACGATACGCAGGCATTATGAAGAAGCGATTCAACAGGCAAAGCAGGACAGAAAAACAGGTATAACGGACCAGATACACAATCCTAACCTCCAGTCACACGCTTCATCCCAACATGACCCCATTGATTCAGCGATCCGTTTACTCGAGAATATGAAAAAACAACAGCCCGCTGAGTTCGATGGCTTGATGGATGAAAAGTATGATGTCGTAATGACGCTTAAAGAAGAAAATGAAACATTAAAGCGAAGGCTGAAACGATATGAAGCAGCCTGGACTGAAATGGGTAAGTTATGGGAATGGGTGACAGAAAAAAGAGTGCGTTAA
- a CDS encoding N-acetyltransferase, with product MDRVKVEKLLINYKTLEQFKRFREYGNQELSMLEDLQNNIVENDSESPFYGIYYGDTLVARMSLYKVPAKYDAYFDPPQDYLELWKLEVLPSYQGNGYGRRLVEYAKSYNLPIKTSPRVNSKGFWEKMGFVKAHYEMERDLGENPLIWMVEGVQEKVSKTD from the coding sequence ATGGATCGTGTTAAAGTTGAGAAACTCTTAATCAATTATAAGACACTCGAGCAATTTAAACGTTTTCGTGAATATGGCAACCAGGAGCTGTCCATGCTTGAGGATCTGCAGAACAACATTGTCGAAAATGACAGTGAGTCACCATTTTACGGCATTTATTATGGCGACACTCTCGTAGCAAGAATGAGCTTATATAAAGTACCAGCCAAATATGATGCTTATTTTGATCCGCCACAGGATTATCTGGAGCTGTGGAAACTAGAAGTGCTGCCAAGTTATCAGGGGAACGGATATGGGCGGAGACTTGTGGAATATGCAAAAAGCTATAATCTGCCTATCAAAACCAGCCCTCGCGTAAACTCAAAGGGTTTCTGGGAGAAAATGGGCTTTGTGAAAGCACACTATGAAATGGAAAGAGACCTTGGAGAAAACCCATTAATATGGATGGTCGAAGGGGTTCAAGAAAAAGTTTCAAAAACAGATTAA
- the mraY gene encoding phospho-N-acetylmuramoyl-pentapeptide-transferase: MNIFTLIITITMAFLMTVLISPIFIPFLRRLKFGQSIREEGPKSHLKKTGTPTMGGIMIVISAILTTVIMTIKVMGGSIGYEFWLLIFVMLGYGALGFMDDFIKVALKRNLGLTSKQKMLGQILIGVIFYVVLLNGDFSTVVSIPGTDLQWDLGWGYALLVVVMLVGGSNAVNLTDGLDGLLAGTAAIAFGAFGILAWHAQAGAETTIFTLAVVGALLGFLVFNAHPAKVFMGDTGSLALGASIAAIAILTKLEILLILIGGVFVIETLSVIIQVISFKTTGKRVFKMSPLHHHYELLGWSEWRVVTTFWLVGLIFAALALYIEVWLT, from the coding sequence GTGAACATCTTTACACTAATCATAACAATAACGATGGCATTTTTGATGACCGTCCTCATATCACCGATTTTTATACCGTTTTTGCGTAGACTGAAATTCGGACAGAGTATACGGGAAGAAGGCCCTAAATCTCATTTGAAAAAAACAGGCACCCCAACAATGGGCGGAATCATGATTGTGATCAGTGCTATTTTAACAACTGTTATAATGACGATCAAAGTTATGGGCGGTTCAATCGGGTATGAATTTTGGCTGCTGATATTTGTCATGCTCGGTTACGGTGCGCTAGGTTTTATGGATGACTTTATAAAAGTTGCTTTGAAGCGTAATCTTGGTTTAACCTCTAAGCAGAAAATGCTTGGTCAAATTTTAATTGGCGTTATATTTTATGTAGTCCTGTTGAACGGGGACTTTTCCACTGTGGTCAGCATTCCAGGAACAGACCTTCAATGGGATCTCGGCTGGGGATATGCACTTCTTGTGGTTGTGATGCTGGTAGGCGGCTCAAATGCAGTTAACTTAACAGATGGGCTTGATGGTCTCCTAGCGGGCACAGCAGCCATTGCTTTCGGGGCATTCGGGATCCTTGCGTGGCATGCTCAGGCGGGGGCTGAAACGACAATATTCACTTTGGCGGTAGTGGGTGCGCTTCTCGGTTTTCTCGTATTCAACGCCCATCCTGCCAAAGTATTTATGGGGGATACAGGCTCACTTGCATTAGGTGCTTCAATTGCCGCGATCGCAATTCTGACCAAACTGGAAATACTGCTGATTTTGATCGGCGGTGTATTTGTCATTGAAACACTCTCTGTTATTATTCAAGTTATTTCATTTAAAACAACTGGCAAACGTGTGTTCAAAATGAGTCCTCTACACCATCATTATGAATTGCTTGGATGGTCAGAATGGCGCGTAGTCACAACTTTCTGGCTTGTAGGATTGATTTTTGCAGCACTTGCTCTTTATATTGAGGTGTGGCTGACATGA
- a CDS encoding UDP-N-acetylmuramoyl-tripeptide--D-alanyl-D-alanine ligase, translating to MLFTTEWAATILKQYSGKPDAQTQIEHVTTNSKESSANTLFIPIVGERFDGHQFMEEAFNKGAVAAVWQEDLERPEFLPDDFPLFLTTDTTEAMQTLASAYRILVDPVVVGVTGSNGKTTTKDMIAAVGKTKYKTHHTLGNYNNGIGLPLTILSMPAETELLVLEMGMDRFGEIEQLSKIAQPDIAVITNIGESHMAFLGSREGIAQAKMEIIIGLKENGLLVIDGDEPLLTHADLPSHTATCGFGSANDWGVSDVEVQHHQTVFTLGQESDYTIPLLGKHHALNAAFAARVGEALSIPRDVAKKALKSLEWTAMRFELLKGQGDVSVINDAYNASPTSMKAAIEVVNDMKGFASKVLVLGDMFELGEDSKAMHRSVTDAIDPTQISAVFTLGEDAKEIIEDIQQHNSSIHTSHAASKYDMIELLSPYLNQDSLILFKASRGMQFETMIERLIDPS from the coding sequence ATGCTATTTACAACAGAATGGGCAGCGACTATATTAAAACAGTATTCTGGTAAGCCGGATGCTCAAACCCAAATTGAACACGTAACAACAAACAGTAAGGAATCGTCAGCTAATACATTATTTATTCCTATTGTTGGAGAGCGATTTGACGGGCATCAATTTATGGAGGAAGCCTTTAATAAGGGAGCTGTTGCAGCAGTTTGGCAAGAAGACTTAGAAAGACCAGAATTTTTACCTGATGATTTTCCGCTGTTTTTAACAACGGATACCACAGAAGCTATGCAAACACTGGCTTCCGCTTATAGAATACTTGTGGATCCGGTCGTCGTAGGTGTGACAGGTTCCAACGGGAAGACGACAACAAAGGATATGATCGCAGCAGTTGGAAAAACCAAATACAAAACACACCATACACTGGGCAATTATAACAATGGCATTGGTCTTCCACTGACTATTTTATCCATGCCTGCAGAGACAGAGTTACTTGTGCTGGAAATGGGAATGGACCGTTTCGGTGAAATTGAACAATTGTCAAAGATTGCCCAGCCGGATATCGCCGTCATTACCAATATTGGGGAATCGCATATGGCTTTTCTGGGGTCGCGCGAAGGCATTGCACAAGCAAAAATGGAAATAATCATAGGGCTTAAAGAAAATGGATTGCTGGTTATAGATGGGGATGAGCCTCTTTTGACGCATGCTGACCTTCCTTCACATACGGCAACTTGCGGATTTGGTTCAGCAAACGATTGGGGTGTATCAGACGTTGAAGTTCAACATCATCAAACAGTGTTCACACTTGGTCAAGAGTCTGATTATACAATTCCTCTTTTAGGCAAACATCACGCCTTGAATGCTGCCTTTGCAGCCCGTGTAGGAGAAGCTCTCTCCATTCCGCGAGATGTGGCTAAAAAAGCGCTTAAATCTTTGGAGTGGACAGCAATGCGATTTGAGTTGCTAAAAGGGCAAGGTGATGTTTCTGTGATTAATGATGCCTATAATGCCTCACCAACGTCTATGAAAGCAGCAATTGAAGTTGTTAACGATATGAAGGGTTTCGCTTCAAAAGTACTTGTCCTGGGAGATATGTTCGAACTGGGGGAAGACTCCAAAGCCATGCATCGTTCTGTTACAGATGCGATAGATCCAACCCAGATTAGCGCTGTATTTACGCTCGGGGAAGATGCAAAGGAGATTATTGAAGATATTCAACAGCATAATTCAAGTATTCATACGTCCCATGCTGCATCGAAATATGATATGATTGAGCTTCTGAGTCCATATTTGAATCAGGATAGCCTTATCTTATTCAAAGCGTCTCGGGGTATGCAATTTGAAACAATGATTGAACGATTGATCGATCCATCTTAA
- the spoVE gene encoding stage V sporulation protein E — translation MNSYKDKRYTPDYTLLSVIIFLLLIGIIMIFSASYVWAEYKYDDAFFYVKRQLLFIGAGVAAMFILMKIPYTLFKQYAKIILAACFVLLIIVLIPGIGMIRGGAQSWIGVGAFSIQPSEFMKLGLIIFLASYLSTHQKKITSLKKGFLPSLLLVFVAFGLIMMQPDLGTGVVLVLTCMTMIFAAGARLGHFFGLAILGVIGFLGLIISAPYRISRITAFINPWEDPLGDGFQIIQSLYAIGPGSLLGVGIGNSLQKYFYLPEPQTDFIFSILGEELGFIGGTFVLFLFAVMFWRGIKIALEAPDTFGSFLALGIVSMLTLQVMINISVVIGLIPVTGITLPFLSYGGSSLTLTLCSVGILLNISRFTRL, via the coding sequence TTGAATTCTTATAAAGATAAACGTTACACACCGGACTACACATTATTAAGCGTGATTATATTCCTGTTGCTGATTGGGATTATAATGATATTCAGTGCCTCTTATGTATGGGCAGAATATAAATATGATGATGCCTTTTTTTACGTGAAGCGGCAGCTCCTCTTTATTGGAGCGGGAGTTGCGGCAATGTTTATACTTATGAAAATTCCATACACACTGTTCAAACAGTATGCTAAGATCATTTTAGCTGCATGTTTTGTGCTGTTGATTATTGTACTGATTCCAGGGATCGGGATGATCCGCGGAGGTGCTCAGAGCTGGATTGGTGTAGGCGCTTTTAGTATTCAGCCTTCAGAATTTATGAAACTTGGTTTAATCATTTTTCTGGCAAGTTATCTATCAACGCATCAAAAGAAGATTACGTCATTAAAAAAAGGTTTCCTCCCATCACTTTTGCTTGTGTTTGTTGCGTTTGGTTTAATCATGATGCAGCCCGACCTTGGGACAGGCGTGGTGCTTGTTTTGACCTGCATGACCATGATTTTTGCCGCTGGAGCAAGACTCGGTCATTTTTTTGGTCTGGCGATTTTAGGTGTTATTGGCTTTTTAGGATTGATTATTTCGGCACCTTATCGAATTAGCCGTATTACAGCTTTCATTAATCCCTGGGAAGACCCACTGGGAGATGGGTTCCAAATTATTCAGTCCTTATATGCAATAGGTCCAGGCAGTTTACTGGGGGTCGGAATCGGGAACAGTCTCCAGAAGTATTTTTACTTGCCGGAACCCCAAACTGATTTCATTTTTTCCATTTTGGGAGAAGAGCTTGGGTTTATCGGCGGCACATTTGTATTGTTTCTGTTTGCGGTTATGTTCTGGAGAGGAATTAAAATTGCTCTGGAAGCCCCTGATACATTTGGTTCCTTCCTTGCTCTTGGAATTGTATCAATGCTTACACTTCAGGTTATGATCAACATTAGTGTTGTCATTGGTTTAATACCTGTTACCGGTATAACGCTGCCTTTTCTGAGCTATGGCGGATCTTCACTGACATTAACGTTATGTTCTGTCGGTATTTTATTGAATATCAGCCGATTTACGAGACTATAA
- the ftsL gene encoding cell division protein FtsL, whose product MNTSHARSWEKSYIPAASQPKTVVKVKESGWITKGEKLIYGFASVCLIVASIFIVSYSSSMDSLNRDVQSLERKISVQQTTNENLQFEKQELTRPERITQIAREHGLTIQNAEVKQANLMNSNAR is encoded by the coding sequence ATGAATACAAGCCATGCACGGAGTTGGGAAAAGTCATACATACCTGCTGCCTCCCAACCAAAAACAGTTGTAAAAGTTAAAGAATCAGGTTGGATTACTAAAGGGGAAAAACTGATTTACGGATTTGCAAGTGTATGCTTAATAGTGGCAAGTATATTTATCGTGTCATATTCTTCATCAATGGATTCACTCAATCGTGACGTGCAATCGCTGGAACGTAAAATTTCGGTTCAACAAACGACGAATGAGAATCTTCAATTTGAAAAACAGGAACTGACCCGTCCTGAACGGATCACCCAGATTGCAAGAGAACACGGTCTGACGATTCAAAATGCTGAAGTGAAACAAGCGAATCTGATGAACAGCAATGCAAGGTGA
- the bshC gene encoding bacillithiol biosynthesis cysteine-adding enzyme BshC, whose product MQIHSIPLDVHQPLLQDYYNESEYMMSHFHYNPFDESSFQTRLKDLKNNTYNRNALTDALKKMNANWAAPEESNKNIERLKDDNSVVVIAGQQAGLLTGPLYTINKILSVLQMAKEQEKKQGVPVIPVFWMAGEDHDFAEINHVYMPDEGGMKKKPIGQHAPDKVPVSSISIDHEKALQWLDDLFMLMNETAHSKNLYETLSSCLKHSKTYVDFFARVIYRLFPNSGLVLVDSDNRELRQLETDCFLELINRQPEIANGVHQSVQSLKQHGYTLSLETEPDEGHLFYHVNGQRLLLFKEENTGLWRSKAHDIELTTENLLETASRTPERLSNNVVTRPLMQEWLFPALAFLGGPGEISYWAALKPAFSACGLKMPPVLPRKSFTYVGRDTERALQKHHIHVGNVIRSGTSGEKGNWLSAQFNPPIEEMVTEVKRAITTAHQPLSQAAEKIQPDLGHMAQTNLLHLHRELEQLEKHITKRIKARHREEIAEFDLIEQAIRPLSNLQERIWTPLPFLNDCGMEMFEKLANQPWPDDQGHYVVYL is encoded by the coding sequence ATGCAAATTCACTCAATACCATTGGATGTTCATCAGCCTTTATTGCAAGACTATTATAATGAAAGTGAATATATGATGTCACATTTTCATTATAATCCTTTTGATGAATCATCTTTCCAAACCAGACTTAAAGATTTGAAAAACAACACTTATAATCGTAATGCTCTTACCGATGCGTTAAAAAAAATGAACGCAAATTGGGCTGCTCCTGAAGAATCAAATAAAAATATTGAACGCCTTAAAGATGACAACAGTGTGGTTGTGATTGCCGGGCAACAGGCTGGTTTATTAACAGGTCCGCTTTATACCATTAATAAGATACTATCTGTTCTTCAGATGGCAAAAGAGCAGGAGAAAAAACAGGGCGTACCAGTCATACCCGTTTTTTGGATGGCAGGGGAGGATCATGATTTTGCAGAAATCAACCATGTGTATATGCCAGATGAAGGTGGTATGAAGAAAAAGCCCATCGGCCAGCATGCCCCTGATAAAGTCCCGGTTTCCTCAATCTCGATAGATCACGAAAAGGCCCTTCAATGGCTTGATGATCTATTTATGTTGATGAATGAAACAGCACATTCCAAAAATCTGTATGAAACTCTGTCTTCTTGTTTGAAGCATTCTAAAACATATGTTGATTTTTTTGCCCGCGTTATTTACCGGCTCTTTCCCAATTCTGGACTTGTGCTTGTCGATTCTGATAATCGAGAACTGCGCCAACTTGAAACGGACTGCTTTTTGGAGTTAATTAACAGACAACCGGAGATTGCAAATGGTGTTCATCAATCAGTGCAATCACTTAAGCAGCACGGTTACACACTATCTCTTGAAACAGAACCGGATGAAGGTCATTTGTTCTATCATGTCAATGGCCAGCGGCTTCTTTTATTTAAGGAGGAAAACACAGGATTATGGAGAAGTAAAGCGCATGACATAGAACTGACGACTGAAAATTTGCTGGAAACTGCAAGCCGAACTCCAGAACGTTTAAGCAATAATGTGGTGACAAGACCCTTAATGCAAGAATGGCTGTTTCCAGCGCTCGCATTTCTGGGAGGTCCCGGGGAAATAAGTTACTGGGCAGCGTTGAAACCAGCCTTCTCAGCTTGTGGTCTCAAAATGCCCCCTGTATTACCACGTAAGTCCTTTACATATGTGGGACGAGATACAGAACGTGCACTGCAGAAGCATCATATCCATGTCGGAAATGTCATTCGCAGTGGCACCAGTGGAGAAAAGGGCAATTGGCTTTCAGCTCAGTTCAATCCACCAATTGAAGAGATGGTGACAGAGGTGAAACGCGCTATAACGACGGCACATCAGCCACTCAGCCAAGCAGCTGAAAAAATACAACCAGATCTCGGTCATATGGCTCAAACCAATTTACTGCACCTTCATCGTGAACTGGAACAACTTGAAAAGCATATTACAAAGAGGATAAAAGCCCGACACAGGGAAGAAATAGCGGAATTTGATTTAATTGAACAGGCAATTCGGCCTCTGAGTAATTTACAAGAACGTATTTGGACGCCGCTCCCATTCTTAAATGATTGTGGCATGGAAATGTTTGAGAAACTGGCGAATCAACCATGGCCAGACGACCAGGGGCACTATGTCGTATATTTGTAG
- the mraZ gene encoding division/cell wall cluster transcriptional repressor MraZ, giving the protein MFMGEFQHNFDTKGRIIVPAKFRDELGEQFVVTRGLDQCLFAYPMEEWKTVEEKLKQLPLTKKDARAFTRFFFSGAVECEVDKQGRINIPQPLRKYAALDKECVVIGVSNRVEFWSADIWDDYFNESEASFDDIAENLLDFDI; this is encoded by the coding sequence ATGTTCATGGGAGAATTCCAACATAACTTTGATACAAAGGGACGTATTATTGTCCCAGCTAAGTTCCGTGACGAGCTTGGTGAACAGTTTGTTGTGACCCGTGGACTTGATCAATGTCTATTTGCCTACCCCATGGAAGAATGGAAAACAGTTGAAGAGAAATTAAAGCAACTCCCGCTCACCAAAAAAGATGCTCGGGCTTTTACAAGGTTTTTCTTTTCCGGAGCAGTGGAATGTGAAGTCGATAAACAGGGCAGAATAAACATTCCGCAACCGCTGCGCAAATACGCAGCGCTTGATAAAGAATGTGTCGTCATTGGTGTTTCCAATCGAGTAGAGTTCTGGTCCGCTGATATTTGGGATGATTACTTTAATGAATCTGAAGCATCCTTTGATGATATAGCCGAAAACTTGCTTGATTTCGATATATAA
- the murD gene encoding UDP-N-acetylmuramoyl-L-alanine--D-glutamate ligase yields MKFQEDFPYNHILILGLARSGTAAAEFLLQANKNVRINDLKAENHEAISKLEKLGAELVIGTHPISVLDQVEVIIKTPGIPYENPVLKEALIRGIPIITEVELAGYMTEGPIIGITGSNGKTTTTTLIGEMLQAADQHPKVAGNIGVAATEMVQQMTTGDKLVLELSSFQLAGTATFKPDIAVLLNLYEAHLDYHKTFAHYVEAKSRIFANQTSNDYLIYNADQAIVKDTIQNAKATCVPFSMHTRQGEGAWTDQVYIYFKEEQIMPVEEMVLVGSHNLENILAAVAVAKISGVNNEAIKHVLKTFKGIPHRLQFIGNVNHCKYFNDSKATNILAAKKALASFKQPTIWLAGGLDRGQTFDELLPSLKNVKALIAFGETRQKLADLAKKAGIDNIALAEDVTDAVTTAYDYATHEDIVLLSPACASWDQYKTFEERGDMFIQAVHRLM; encoded by the coding sequence ATGAAATTTCAAGAAGACTTTCCATATAACCATATATTGATTTTAGGTCTTGCCAGAAGTGGCACTGCAGCTGCTGAGTTTTTATTACAAGCGAATAAAAATGTTCGTATCAATGATTTAAAAGCAGAGAATCATGAGGCGATCTCCAAACTCGAAAAGCTTGGTGCTGAATTGGTCATTGGCACACATCCTATTTCTGTTCTTGATCAGGTTGAAGTTATTATTAAAACCCCCGGAATTCCTTACGAGAATCCAGTGCTGAAAGAAGCTTTGATACGCGGTATTCCAATTATTACCGAGGTTGAACTCGCTGGATATATGACAGAAGGTCCAATAATCGGCATTACAGGATCGAATGGAAAAACCACCACAACAACCCTGATTGGAGAGATGCTTCAAGCTGCTGATCAACATCCCAAGGTAGCCGGCAATATAGGTGTAGCCGCTACAGAGATGGTTCAGCAAATGACAACAGGCGATAAGCTGGTGCTTGAGTTATCTTCTTTTCAATTGGCCGGAACAGCAACTTTTAAGCCGGATATTGCGGTGTTGCTTAATTTATATGAGGCCCACTTGGATTACCATAAAACATTTGCCCATTATGTTGAGGCCAAATCACGGATTTTTGCCAATCAGACTTCAAATGACTATCTCATTTATAATGCTGATCAAGCTATTGTTAAAGATACGATACAAAACGCCAAAGCGACCTGTGTGCCGTTCTCAATGCATACCAGACAAGGAGAAGGGGCTTGGACAGATCAAGTATATATCTATTTTAAAGAGGAACAAATTATGCCTGTTGAAGAAATGGTTCTCGTGGGATCTCATAACCTGGAGAATATTTTGGCGGCTGTGGCTGTCGCCAAAATCAGCGGGGTAAACAACGAGGCCATCAAACATGTTCTTAAGACATTTAAGGGCATCCCTCACCGACTCCAATTTATTGGGAATGTCAATCACTGCAAATACTTTAATGATTCCAAAGCAACAAATATCCTTGCTGCCAAAAAAGCCCTTGCGTCATTTAAACAGCCAACCATATGGCTAGCGGGTGGTCTTGATCGCGGGCAGACATTTGATGAACTCCTACCTTCTCTAAAGAATGTTAAAGCTTTAATAGCTTTCGGGGAAACACGGCAAAAACTGGCTGACTTAGCAAAGAAAGCGGGCATTGATAACATCGCTTTGGCTGAAGATGTAACAGATGCCGTGACAACGGCTTATGATTATGCCACACATGAGGATATCGTTTTGCTGTCTCCGGCTTGTGCCAGCTGGGACCAATACAAGACATTCGAAGAAAGAGGTGACATGTTTATACAAGCTGTGCATAGATTAATGTAG
- a CDS encoding penicillin-binding protein — translation MNKNKHKHTHLMAGIFIVIFAFVFLGVAGRFLYIQASGTVNDVSLKEWAKDKRTTSYSISAERGKILDKNGVELAYDHPTFTLFATVDDAFTVNEKEPQHVVDPQKTAEKLAPFLDVDESYILERIEWGLENEKTQVEFGSSGKELSQKTKDDIEDLELPGIGFTKHAIRYYPNGLFASRIVGFAQKNESGNIKGVTGMEKQMDDMLQGEPGHISYERDRFGTKLLNPNEVVKKPEDGNNIALTIDQKVQTLLEDVMTQVETEYKPSRMTAIVMDPKTGEIVAMSNRPSYNPNHPDNIQNWYNDAVSTPIEPGSTMKMLTWAAAIESGNYKGDELYESGKYQVSDLVTPVHDHNNGKGWGEITYDEGFRRSSNVAASKLVWEKMGPDTFLDYLHAFDMDKKTGIDLPGEVTGKIVYRWPSDKLTASFGQGSTYTPIQLMKAASAIANDGQMMTPFVKSKIIDSSNGKVIEEKAPKPAGQPISKETADRVLDLLEDVVTEEGGTGHIYALEDYSVAGKTGTAQIANPDAPGHLRGRENNIFSFLGMAPKDDPKLMMLVQVKQPELKPTEYGSMPVSFIFKNVMENSLHYLNIDPDKETDASVNPIQMPKVKGATKDKLEQFASKHGLKATFIGKASSIISANVKKDDLILPGQRLIFVTENPIMPDISGWSKRDVLQLADMLDLEIKLEGEGYAVKQSISAGEKIKGDKTLSVTFDVLETTQDGGDNSEDNTNE, via the coding sequence ATGAACAAAAATAAGCATAAGCACACACATTTGATGGCAGGCATATTCATCGTTATTTTTGCCTTTGTATTTCTGGGAGTGGCCGGGCGCTTTTTATACATTCAGGCCTCTGGCACAGTCAACGATGTGTCTTTGAAAGAATGGGCTAAAGATAAAAGGACGACATCCTATTCCATCAGTGCAGAACGGGGCAAAATTTTGGATAAAAACGGCGTAGAACTTGCTTATGATCATCCAACGTTTACCCTGTTTGCTACAGTGGACGATGCTTTCACAGTTAATGAAAAGGAGCCGCAGCATGTCGTTGATCCGCAAAAAACGGCAGAGAAGCTTGCTCCTTTTTTGGATGTGGACGAAAGTTATATTCTTGAACGAATTGAATGGGGACTTGAAAATGAAAAAACTCAAGTTGAATTCGGTTCTTCAGGTAAGGAACTATCTCAAAAAACAAAAGACGACATCGAGGATCTGGAATTGCCGGGTATTGGTTTCACCAAACATGCGATCCGTTACTATCCGAATGGCTTGTTCGCTTCAAGAATTGTTGGCTTTGCCCAGAAAAATGAATCTGGAAATATTAAAGGTGTCACAGGTATGGAAAAGCAAATGGATGACATGCTCCAGGGGGAACCTGGCCATATCTCTTACGAACGTGACCGATTCGGAACAAAACTGCTCAATCCTAATGAAGTAGTGAAAAAGCCTGAAGATGGAAATAACATCGCTTTAACGATCGACCAAAAGGTACAAACATTACTAGAAGATGTTATGACGCAAGTAGAAACTGAATACAAACCATCACGCATGACCGCAATTGTGATGGATCCAAAAACAGGTGAGATTGTGGCTATGAGCAATCGGCCCAGTTATAACCCGAACCATCCCGACAATATTCAAAACTGGTATAATGATGCCGTTTCAACTCCAATAGAGCCTGGTTCGACCATGAAGATGCTGACATGGGCAGCAGCAATTGAATCCGGAAATTATAAAGGAGACGAATTATATGAATCCGGCAAATACCAAGTAAGTGATCTTGTAACCCCCGTTCATGACCATAATAACGGAAAAGGATGGGGGGAAATCACCTATGATGAAGGGTTTAGACGTTCCTCTAACGTTGCTGCTTCAAAACTTGTCTGGGAAAAAATGGGCCCAGATACATTCCTGGATTATTTACATGCCTTTGATATGGATAAGAAAACCGGCATAGACCTTCCGGGTGAAGTAACTGGAAAAATCGTATACAGATGGCCTTCAGATAAACTGACGGCCTCTTTTGGACAAGGGAGCACTTATACACCCATTCAGCTTATGAAGGCGGCAAGTGCTATTGCCAATGATGGCCAGATGATGACGCCTTTCGTCAAATCAAAGATCATTGACTCCTCGAATGGTAAGGTGATCGAAGAAAAAGCCCCGAAACCCGCTGGCCAGCCTATTTCAAAAGAAACAGCTGATCGGGTGCTCGATCTGCTTGAAGATGTGGTGACAGAAGAAGGGGGAACAGGGCACATCTATGCATTAGAGGATTATTCCGTAGCAGGGAAAACGGGCACAGCCCAAATTGCGAATCCTGACGCTCCTGGACATTTGCGCGGGCGTGAGAATAATATATTTTCATTCCTTGGTATGGCTCCAAAAGACGACCCAAAGCTAATGATGCTTGTTCAAGTAAAACAGCCAGAATTAAAACCCACCGAATATGGGTCTATGCCTGTTTCGTTTATATTTAAAAACGTTATGGAGAACAGCCTCCATTATTTGAATATTGATCCCGATAAAGAGACAGACGCATCGGTTAACCCGATACAAATGCCAAAGGTGAAGGGTGCAACTAAAGATAAGCTGGAGCAATTTGCTTCAAAACACGGTCTTAAGGCCACCTTTATAGGCAAAGCGTCCTCAATCATATCAGCTAATGTGAAAAAGGATGACCTCATTTTACCTGGTCAGCGATTAATATTTGTTACCGAAAACCCCATCATGCCTGATATAAGCGGTTGGTCAAAAAGGGACGTTTTACAATTGGCTGATATGCTGGACCTGGAGATAAAGCTGGAAGGAGAAGGCTACGCCGTTAAGCAAAGTATTTCTGCCGGAGAGAAAATCAAGGGCGACAAGACGCTGTCCGTAACGTTTGACGTTCTTGAAACGACACAAGATGGCGGAGACAATTCAGAAGACAACACGAACGAATAG